One segment of Streptomyces bathyalis DNA contains the following:
- a CDS encoding VOC family protein, with amino-acid sequence MAEPEGSVLEELRARRETLRDRYLLTAPDRPATAAAGIHHVAFICRDVEETIRFYQELLGFPLVELVENRDYRGSTHFFFDIGNGNLLGFFDFPGHDHPDFAETVGGVQHLALSMTDEAHSAARRALDTAGIEYAGPDRGVEESLYLKDPNGVPVELYRERLGIFNGKKIV; translated from the coding sequence ATGGCTGAGCCCGAGGGATCTGTGTTGGAGGAACTGCGTGCCCGGCGCGAGACCCTGCGGGACCGCTATCTGCTGACCGCCCCCGACCGGCCCGCCACCGCAGCCGCCGGTATTCACCACGTCGCGTTCATCTGCCGGGACGTGGAGGAGACCATTCGCTTCTACCAGGAACTGCTCGGCTTCCCCCTCGTCGAACTGGTGGAGAACCGCGACTACCGGGGATCCACGCACTTCTTCTTCGACATCGGCAACGGCAACCTGCTCGGCTTCTTCGACTTCCCCGGCCACGACCATCCGGACTTCGCCGAGACCGTCGGCGGCGTACAGCATCTGGCCCTGTCGATGACGGACGAGGCGCATTCCGCGGCCCGGAGGGCACTCGACACCGCGGGCATCGAGTACGCAGGTCCGGACCGCGGCGTCGAGGAGAGCCTGTATCTGAAGGACCCCAACGGCGTGCCCGTCGAGCTGTACCGCGAGCGCCTCGGGATCTTCAACGGCAAGAAGATCGTCTGA
- a CDS encoding alpha/beta fold hydrolase: MSDEVRTVRANGIEIAYRTWGTENVEGTPVVLLHCLGEDGEDWRGPLIAQLAAAHPLYAPDLRGHGRSDWPGEYGLDLLREDLRSFLDELGLERVVLIGHSLGSMVAAIFAGEHPARVERLVLEETATLLPVDPPREEDPEPPPGKPLFDFEVRKQLNRQLNAPDPRWRRQLSDITAPTLVVGGGPESHLPQEDMAATAECIPLGTFVTLEEGGHLVHEQRPKEFAAAVQTFLAGDAPAR; this comes from the coding sequence ATGAGTGATGAAGTCCGAACGGTGCGGGCCAACGGCATCGAGATCGCCTACCGGACCTGGGGAACGGAGAACGTGGAGGGCACCCCCGTCGTCCTGCTGCACTGCCTGGGCGAGGACGGCGAGGACTGGCGCGGGCCGCTGATCGCTCAACTCGCCGCCGCCCACCCGCTGTACGCGCCGGACCTCCGCGGCCACGGCCGCAGCGACTGGCCGGGCGAGTACGGGCTGGACCTGCTGCGTGAGGATCTGCGGTCCTTCCTGGACGAACTCGGCCTGGAACGCGTCGTCCTCATCGGGCACTCACTCGGGTCCATGGTGGCGGCGATCTTCGCCGGTGAGCACCCGGCCCGCGTGGAGCGCCTCGTCCTGGAGGAGACAGCAACACTGCTGCCGGTCGACCCGCCCCGCGAAGAGGACCCTGAACCGCCGCCCGGCAAGCCGCTGTTCGACTTCGAGGTCAGAAAGCAGCTCAACAGGCAGCTCAACGCCCCCGATCCGCGCTGGAGGCGGCAGTTGAGCGACATCACCGCGCCCACGCTCGTCGTCGGCGGCGGTCCGGAGAGCCATCTGCCGCAGGAGGACATGGCTGCCACCGCCGAGTGCATCCCGCTCGGCACCTTCGTCACCCTCGAGGAGGGCGGACACCTGGTGCACGAGCAGCGGCCAAAGGAATTCGCCGCGGCCGTGCAGACGTTCCTGGCGGGCGACGCCCCGGCGCGGTGA